TGACAGTTTTTCGCTGGAGCCAGATGAATTTGCAGCGCTGTGCAAAGGCGCGCGCACAGCTTGGGAAGCGATGGGTACAGTCGATTACGGACGCAAATCCAGCGAAGTGGCCAATGTGAAATTTCGGCGGTCTCTGTACTTTGTCAAGGACATGAAGGCAGGTGACGTCATTACGGCAGATTGCGTGCGAAGCGTGCGGCCAGGGTATGGGTTGGCCCCGAAATTTCTGGATGAGATTTTGGGGAAGCCTGTGAAGCATGACATAGGCTGCAATTCTCCGGTTCGGCTATCAGATGTCGGGTAAGTCGCGCTCGGCCCCTCGCTTCCGGCAGCAAAGTGAACCCGCATTCCTCAAGTGAACTCGTGATCTTGTTGACGCGACTCAGCTCAGGAAACGGCCTCTTGGTGTTGCGCGAATTGGATGAAGCGCTTGGCAGTCAGAGCTTGTTAGAGCTTCGCGACTTGATCTGCCCGACTCCGGGCGTTCTCGCAACCGCGGATGCTGCCCAAGGCGACAATCACTTGAATTATGCGCAGTTTCAGGCGAACCTGCGCTCAAGCGACAGTCCACTCTGGGAATGTCGGATTATTCGAGTACTTTGGCCTCTACAGCCAGACAAACTCCCGGAGAAAGGTTGAAATGCGATATTTGGCTACAAAAAAACTAATAGAAGCATCGATGGAACTCAAAATCAGGGTCAATCCACAGAATATTATATACTTCGTGCCTACGCATGAATTAGCAGCGCGACAGATAGAAAAGAAAATCAAGAGGGCTGGAGCCGCCGCTCGATTCAACAAGATTTCACGGAAGATCATTAGCTTAGGTAAGAGCTATTCGAACGGATACATTGATTTTGAAAACCTCCCCAAGACTAAAGTTTCTGATTACCCTCGATATATAAAAACTCAAGAAATTGTTTCAAGATTTTCTTCTGGAGATGCTTTGGCAGACTGCAAAGGTGGAGGTTTAAAAACACCAGAGCTAATCGCGTCAATTAAGAAAAATGGCGTATTACCCGCAAATGAAATGCCCGGATATAGTTACAAGACACATAGGTTTGGATTTGGTGAGCATTCGCTTTTCGGTATAGGGCCACAAAAAGAGATTTTTAAAGTAGATAAAGGTGAGACACGATTTTATGTGGCAAGAGCTCTACAACTGGAAAGCTTTCCGGTTGTCTTCTGCTATATAGACAAGTCACACCATGATGAGGTGGCGTCGGTTGGACTTAATAAGTTCATAGAATCGCTTGATGACCTAACAAGATAACTTCAAACAGGCATTGTGAAGAGCTTTATAATGCATTCGGAGATACAGGATATGGACATACAAACGATATCAAAACAGAATACTTAACTTCCGCTCTCGATCAGCTGCACTAAGAATTACTGAATGGCGAAGACATGAAAGCAGAAGCTCAAGGCGAAATACTTGCATATCCTCCCCATCAACATCAGATTCAATCTTGGATGCAAGATAGTATATCCGCGTCGATTTAACAAAACTTGAACAGGAGGCATGATCCTTTATTTCAAGATCCATTAAGTTCTTTGAAAGTTCCTCACTTGAATCAAGCATCAAAAGTCCGGCCTTGAAATCATTCAGTATGGCCTTGCAAACTATGCTTGGATCTAACTTTAATGATACTGACGCCAAATAACACAATCCAAGAAGTTGTGCGAAATTCTCACAGCTATTAAAAAAACCTGACCTCAAATATTTGACATCTAAATTCTCGAATTCTTCGAAAGAGCAAGATAAAGTAGCGTGAAAATTCTTTCGATCTTCGAGAAAGAAATTCAAACTTGCCTCAACTAATAACATAGATGAGGTCGCGTGAATGCGATCATCTCGAATGCTATCTGAAAATGCCATATTCGATATGCTATCTTTCAAATCTTTAAGTTCATCCCTTGCTTTAAGCATTAGCTCGACACTCTGCGCTTCAATCGCTTTGTGAGCAGATGCTATTATGGAGAATATCTTTTTGTTATCTGAAACTTTCGGATGCTGAGATATTTTTTTAAGTATTTTGTGCTGGATTTTGGGATCGACTGGGCGTCGGCCTCTGGAGTAAAGGAAACTACTTGCAAATTCGTTTACTAACATGCTGTCAGTTGACGAAAGGATTTCCATTGCATCGTCTAAGGAGTACTTTTTACCCCGCATCGCCATCGATGGGTGAAGCGAATTTCTCCTAAAAATAAGACGCTGCCAGTTCAAATTCACGAATATATCACTTACGGTATGTACTGTCTTTCTCAACATTCCACCCTTCTCCACCCACCGCCAAAGCCAAATTGTCAACTAATTGTCATTTTTTTTCAAGTTCTTTTGCCCAACAACGCGACAAGTCCTTTGCCTGCGAAGGCAGTCGTAATTCGGAACCTGAGGCAGATCTCGTAAAGGTCACCTCACAGGTTATTGCCACAAGGCATTGATCACCCCCTTCAGCCGACGGGCGCGGGCCTCCCACGAGTAATGATCTGCGAAAAGCTGACCTCCCTTTTGGCCCAGCCTTTCACGAAGGTCACGATCATCCCGCAAGCGCATCAAAGCCTTGCACCAGCCATCTATATCGTCCGGCTTGCACAGAAGCGCGTTCACGTCGTGATGCAGAACCTCTCTCAGGTTTGGCTGATCAGAGGCAACGATCGGCAAGCCCGCGGCCATGTATTCAAAGGCTTTGAGCGGTGATGTCCACTGGCTGATATTGTGGGTTTTGCTCTCAGCCGTGCCTACGAAATCCTGATTTGGGAGTAGCGCAACATCAAAGCTTTTCAAATAAGCCGCGGTCTGTGAATGCGGAACGTGCCCCCGAAAGCGAAGATTCGGAAGGTTACCAATCTGCGCTGTCCAGTAGGCGATGTCAGCTTCGGTGCCACCAACGATTTCAAAATCCGCCCAAGGGCAAAGGGGCGCGATGGCAGAGATCACTTCCATCCCTTTGCCCTGATATAAATGCCCCAGAAAGCCTGCGCGAATACGACCCGCTGCAACGGGCGGCAAAGCCGGTAGAGTGTTGTTCGGGATAGGATCGGCACCATCCGGCGCCACAATCACGGAATTCGGATCGCAGTCCAGATCAGCGATGACCTGCTGGCGCAAGGCTTCGGTGATAACGACAATCAGGGGGCGGCGCGCGATCCGCAAATAGGCACGCATGGTACGCAGCGATTCGGGCTGGTGCAGTTCGACCACCGTGCGGAAGCCAAAAAATTCCGCAAAATTGGCAGCCCTTGGAAGGCGCGTGTATATCACATCAGCGCCCTTTCGGCGCGCATTCCAAAGCGCTGACAGGATGTAGCGTATCATCCTTGCACGTCCTGTGGGCCATTTGATCAATCGCAGATCAAAGACTGGCGAAACTGCGTAATGCGCATAGATCGAATCCTGATCCAAAGGTGGATCAGCTGGCATAGCCATGAGAGTCACGTCCATACCTGTCCGCGCGAAAGCCTGCGCCATTTTCATCACATGCACAGAATTCGCGGTCACAGATGGCAGCTGCGAATGCGAAATGTAAAACAGGTTATTCATGTGACCGGCAACTTCCTGAATACTCAAAAGGGAGATGCTGCGCGGCACCGGATGCCCTGGACGCCAGTAGTGACTGGCAGCGCTGCATGTCGCCACCAATGAACGCGGCCCCTGCCTCGCGCATCATCCATGCCTGGGCGAGATGCTCTACAGCTTGTGGTGTTGGCGACGTGCCGTCAAACCAGACCCGCGCGAGTGTGTTGCGTCCGTCAGCGGCGTGGGGTCGCAGCGCGTTGCAAAGGTCAAGCAATGGCATCCGACCCATGCAAAGCAGTTCATTGTCAATGCACATCACCTTCCCATCAGGCGTGTGCAGAAGGTTATCTGGTGATACATCCGGGTGCATGACAACCTGCGCGCCTGTCGCGCTTTCCGCAGCGGCAAGACAATCATCAAGGCTGCACTGCTCGCCCGCAAGCGCCGCGGCACGCAAATGGCGCGGCACAATGAAGTCACGCAGATAGCAAAACCCCGCTGGTGGCAGATCGTCCAATTTCAGCGCGTGAATGCGCCTTAATGTCTGCGCCTGCTGCGCTTCAATATCGCGTGTCAGGGGCGAACCTTCGAC
Above is a window of Roseinatronobacter sp. S2 DNA encoding:
- a CDS encoding glycosyltransferase family 4 protein; this encodes MPRSISLLSIQEVAGHMNNLFYISHSQLPSVTANSVHVMKMAQAFARTGMDVTLMAMPADPPLDQDSIYAHYAVSPVFDLRLIKWPTGRARMIRYILSALWNARRKGADVIYTRLPRAANFAEFFGFRTVVELHQPESLRTMRAYLRIARRPLIVVITEALRQQVIADLDCDPNSVIVAPDGADPIPNNTLPALPPVAAGRIRAGFLGHLYQGKGMEVISAIAPLCPWADFEIVGGTEADIAYWTAQIGNLPNLRFRGHVPHSQTAAYLKSFDVALLPNQDFVGTAESKTHNISQWTSPLKAFEYMAAGLPIVASDQPNLREVLHHDVNALLCKPDDIDGWCKALMRLRDDRDLRERLGQKGGQLFADHYSWEARARRLKGVINALWQ
- a CDS encoding phosphotransferase, with the protein product MPLGRFLSRTARKLRSRSDVQQSVDFAGLQDIRPIGNMRGSLITNKAGRAVLRARYQGQDVKLYEAYSADHARFIAAVSSALPDMFPPVLELRGAWVMAEWVEGSPLTRDIEAQQAQTLRRIHALKLDDLPPAGFCYLRDFIVPRHLRAAALAGEQCSLDDCLAAAESATGAQVVMHPDVSPDNLLHTPDGKVMCIDNELLCMGRMPLLDLCNALRPHAADGRNTLARVWFDGTSPTPQAVEHLAQAWMMREAGAAFIGGDMQRCQSLLASRASGAAQHLPFEYSGSCRSHE